A window of the Brassica napus cultivar Da-Ae chromosome A2, Da-Ae, whole genome shotgun sequence genome harbors these coding sequences:
- the LOC106394829 gene encoding uncharacterized protein LOC106394829 gives MSRKPFLFLSCLLLLLLGFSVDLGQSLKVPFSVNDVLPMLPRQVSWPVLNSFHSAVDLLPVFIGSLTPNNNASLEWKGACFRGNEARLDITPSDRDEPGLGGGLLHLKISEAHSLTCMDLYVFATPYRITWDYYFSARDHTLSFDSWEETAELDYVKEHGVSVFLMPSGMLGTLLSLIDVLPLFSNTAWGQNANLAFLKKHMGATFEKRPQPWRSVINPEDVHSGDFLAVSKIRGRWGGFETLEKWVTGAFAGHTAVCLKDDLGRLWVGESGHENEKGEEIIVVIPWDEWWALTLKDNSNPQVALLPLHPDVRGKFNNTAAWEYARSMLGKPYGYHNMIFSWIDTLGDNYPPPLDAHLVISVMSMWTRVQPAYAANMWNEALNKRLGTEDLDLYGILEETARRGMSFDELLTIPEQDEWVYSDGKSTTCVAFILAMYKAAGVFGPLADHIQVTEFTIRDAYTLRLFEDNQTRLPSWCNTEKGKLEFCQILGEYRMELPGYNTIDPYPNMNENCPSLPPYYERPSKC, from the exons ATGTCTAGGAAGCCCTTCCTCTTCCTctcatgtcttcttcttcttcttctaggtTTCTCCGTTGACCTGGGTCAATCCCTCAAGGTCCCCTTCAGCGTCAACGATGTTCTCCCGATGCTTCCTCGCCAAGTCTCCTGGCCCGTCCTCAACAGCTTCCACAGCGCCGTGGATCTGCTGCCTGTCTTCATCGGGTCCTTAACTCCCAACAACAACGCGTCTCTTGAGTGGAAAGGTGCTTGCTTTCGCGGCAACGAGGCTCGTCTCGACATCACCCCTAGCGATCGCGACGAGCCTGGTCTCGGAGGCGGCCTTCTCCACCTCAAA ATATCAGAGGCGCATAGCTTGACTTGTATGGACCTATACGTCTTTGCAACGCCGTATAGGATCACGTGGGACTACTACTTCTCTGCAAGAGATCATACTTTGAGCTTTGATTCATGGGAAGAGACAGCTGAGTTGGAttat GTGAAGGAGCATGGAGTTTCAGTGTTTCTAATGCCATCAGGGATGCTTGGGACATTGCTTTCATTGATTGATGTGTTGCCTCTTTTCTCCAACACGGCTTGGGGACAGAATGCGAACTTGGCTTTCTTGAAGAAGCATATGGGTGCTACGTTTGAGAAGCGGCCTCAGCCTTGGCGGTCTGTGATTAATCCGGAAGATGTGCATTCTGGTGATTTCTTGGCTGTGTCTAAGATTAGAGGAAGGTGGGGTGGGTTTGAGACTTTGGAGAAATGGGTGACTGGTGCTTTCGCTGGTCACACTGCTGTTTGTTTGAAGGATGATTTGGGGAGACTTTGGGTTGGTGAATCTGGTCATGAGAACGAGAAGGGTGAAGAGATCATTGTTGTGATTCCTTGGGATGAATGGTGGGCTCTCACGTTGAAGGATAACTCAAACCCACAAGTAGCTTTGCTTCCTTTGCATCCGGATGTCCGAGGAAAGTTCAACAACACTGCTGCGTGGGAGTATGCGCGGAGTATGTTGGGCAAGCCTTATGGATATCACAACATGATATTCAGCTGGATCGACACTTTAGGCGATAACTACCCACCTCCCCTTGATGCTCACTTG GTTATTTCTGTCATGTCTATGTGGACTCGTGTGCAACCTGCATATGCTGCTAATATGTGGAACGAGGCACTCAATAAACGGCTTGGTActgag GATCTGGATTTGTATGGGATTCTTGAAGAAACAGCGAGGCGTGGAATGTCATTTGATGAGCTGCTCACCATCCCTGAACAGGATGAGTGGGTTTACAGCGATGGGAAGTCAACAACGTGTGTTGCTTTCATCCTTGCAATGTACAAAGCAGCTGGTGTGTTCGGTCCTCTTGCTGATCATATTCAAGTCACTGAGTTCACT ATCCGAGATGCTTACACTCTGAGGCTATTTGAAGATAATCAGACGAGGCTACCGAGCTGGTGTAACACAGAGAAAGGGAAGCTTGAGTTCTGTCAGATTCTAGGTGAATATAGAATGGAGTTGCCTGGTTATAACACCATTGACCCTTATCCAAACATGAATGAGAACTGCCCTTCTTTGCCTCCTTATTACGAGAGGCCTTCTAAGTGTTAA